In Clostridium sp., one DNA window encodes the following:
- a CDS encoding helix-turn-helix domain-containing protein encodes MFGIKVKKRLIDLNMTQRELSSEIGVNENYLTDILNGRRSGKKYKNLIVERLDIDIESGSEDSF; translated from the coding sequence ATGTTTGGCATCAAAGTAAAAAAGAGACTTATAGATCTGAATATGACTCAGAGAGAATTATCAAGTGAAATAGGGGTAAATGAAAATTACCTCACTGATATTTTAAATGGAAGGCGCTCAGGAAAAAAGTACAAGAACTTGATTGTGGAAAGATTGGATATTGATATTGAAAGTGGTTCAGAGGACAGCTTTTGA
- the cbiQ gene encoding cobalt ECF transporter T component CbiQ yields the protein MGKNYCKCGHHHGEGFSIDLYAYNSGINNWNSTFKVFFSIATLILCIGLDNPLVSISIIVAMAYLTIVKGGLPAREYLSILAIPIAFIILGTFTIAVDFSRQPIGQYNMHLGFFYVFTSRQKLREVLFLILKVFAAVSAVQMMTLSSPSSEIIYVLRKVHVPKLIVELMDIIYRYIFILMDAYTKMRNSAESRQGFCDFKTSCHTFGSIVSNMLIISLKKAAAYYDAMEARCYDGELVFWREEKELAAGHIAPAVLFIIFLILLWTFTQ from the coding sequence TTGGGAAAAAATTATTGCAAGTGCGGGCATCATCATGGGGAAGGTTTTTCAATTGATTTATATGCCTATAATTCCGGAATAAATAATTGGAATTCTACTTTCAAAGTATTCTTTTCCATTGCAACATTGATCCTGTGTATTGGTTTGGACAACCCATTGGTATCTATTTCAATTATTGTTGCAATGGCTTACCTGACAATTGTAAAGGGAGGACTTCCAGCACGTGAATATTTGTCGATACTGGCTATTCCAATAGCATTCATTATACTTGGGACTTTTACAATTGCCGTTGATTTTTCAAGGCAGCCCATTGGACAATATAATATGCATCTTGGTTTCTTTTATGTATTTACGTCCCGGCAAAAACTTAGGGAAGTGCTTTTTTTAATTCTGAAGGTTTTTGCAGCCGTGAGTGCCGTGCAGATGATGACGCTGTCCAGCCCATCTTCCGAGATTATATATGTACTTAGAAAAGTCCATGTACCAAAGCTCATTGTAGAATTGATGGATATAATCTATCGATATATTTTCATCTTGATGGATGCTTATACTAAAATGAGAAATTCTGCTGAGTCACGTCAGGGCTTCTGTGATTTCAAAACTTCCTGCCATACTTTCGGAAGTATTGTAAGCAACATGCTGATCATTTCCCTGAAAAAGGCTGCAGCTTATTATGATGCCATGGAAGCCAGATGTTATGATGGAGAACTTGTATTTTGGAGGGAAGAAAAAGAACTGGCAGCAGGACATATTGCCCCGGCAGTATTATTCATAATTTTCTTGATTTTACTATGGACTTTTACACAATAG
- a CDS encoding energy-coupling factor ABC transporter substrate-binding protein — MNRKTKKKIIILLLIALVIAVVPLFTLKGAEFGGSDDAGSKVVSQIKGSEYKPWATPVMEKLIGGELPGEIESLLFCVQTGIGVGVLFFFLGRFVERNKTIK, encoded by the coding sequence ATGAATAGAAAGACGAAAAAAAAGATTATAATTTTATTGCTCATTGCCCTGGTTATTGCCGTTGTACCTTTATTCACCCTGAAAGGTGCCGAATTCGGAGGTTCTGACGATGCGGGAAGCAAGGTGGTTTCACAGATCAAGGGAAGTGAATATAAACCCTGGGCTACACCGGTCATGGAAAAGTTGATTGGAGGAGAGCTCCCCGGAGAAATTGAAAGTCTTCTATTCTGTGTGCAGACAGGTATTGGAGTAGGTGTTCTTTTCTTTTTCCTTGGAAGATTTGTAGAGAGAAATAAAACTATCAAATAG
- a CDS encoding methyl-accepting chemotaxis protein, which translates to MNILSNLKVRTRLVLSFVIVALLIFIIGITDITGLRKIDSNSENMYGRNLSSIYLLTDTEQNVTEIRMDLLKLIYQNRPWEREETLSDIKRSENRINKNILEYNKVYSTYSERSPWANIKSQLVQYMNSTDKAAALASKGEYKKAENENKDISPVRENISKNLALLIENNKKNAGLSNSENHQVFYRSTIMSIVIMLLGLGLSIFIGIFTAKDIGIHLLKVVDFATNLSKYDFSHDYKLERNDEFGQAINALESAQKNIRELIGTIRKDAKNMGDTSSRLSSLVEDIALKFRNIIDSTNNIIDGLQENSSSSEEISASVQEVNSSADELAKSAEEGSRTSIDSKDRAIKFKSNINEAVNKIGNMYRQKEESILKAIEDGKIVGDIKTMADTIASIAEQTNLLALNAAIEAARAGEHGKGFAVVSEEVRKLAEQSSEAVTKIEDTISKVGFAFRNICDNSSEILKFMKDQIGPQFKNFENMSGEYYRDSDVVSSSSEKIAAMSEELSATMDQISRASQNMAELLEKSSSNTDIIKESTNNASENIEQIYTAAQEQAEMAEKLNKIIDKFKLEKHAAELT; encoded by the coding sequence ATGAATATCTTGAGCAATTTAAAGGTAAGAACAAGATTGGTACTTTCTTTTGTAATCGTTGCATTACTAATTTTTATAATTGGCATAACCGATATAACCGGACTTCGAAAAATTGATTCGAATTCGGAAAATATGTATGGCAGGAATCTAAGCAGTATTTACCTTCTCACTGATACAGAACAGAATGTCACTGAAATAAGGATGGATCTTTTGAAGCTCATATATCAAAACAGGCCATGGGAAAGGGAGGAAACTCTATCCGATATTAAAAGGAGTGAAAATAGAATCAATAAAAATATACTTGAATATAACAAAGTATATTCTACATATTCTGAAAGAAGCCCATGGGCAAACATAAAAAGTCAGCTTGTTCAATATATGAATTCTACAGATAAGGCAGCTGCCCTTGCTTCAAAAGGAGAGTACAAAAAGGCGGAAAATGAAAATAAGGACATATCCCCGGTAAGAGAAAATATATCGAAAAATCTAGCTCTGTTGATAGAAAATAATAAAAAGAATGCCGGGCTTTCCAATAGTGAAAATCATCAGGTGTTTTATAGATCAACCATTATGAGCATTGTGATAATGCTGCTGGGACTTGGGCTTTCTATATTTATAGGAATATTTACTGCAAAGGATATAGGAATTCATTTGTTGAAAGTAGTGGATTTTGCAACAAATTTATCTAAATATGATTTTTCTCATGACTACAAGCTGGAAAGAAATGATGAATTTGGACAGGCTATTAACGCTCTTGAAAGTGCCCAGAAAAACATCAGGGAGCTTATAGGAACAATCAGGAAAGATGCAAAAAATATGGGAGATACAAGCAGCAGACTGTCATCTCTTGTGGAAGATATAGCACTTAAATTTAGAAACATAATTGATTCGACAAATAACATAATAGATGGACTTCAGGAAAACAGTTCTTCTTCGGAAGAGATAAGTGCTTCTGTACAGGAAGTCAATTCAAGTGCTGATGAATTGGCTAAAAGTGCGGAGGAAGGAAGCAGGACATCCATTGATTCAAAGGACAGGGCAATTAAGTTCAAAAGTAATATAAACGAAGCCGTGAACAAAATAGGAAACATGTACAGACAAAAAGAAGAAAGCATATTGAAGGCCATCGAGGATGGAAAGATTGTCGGTGATATAAAAACAATGGCTGATACAATAGCATCCATTGCAGAACAGACAAATCTTCTTGCGCTTAATGCGGCAATTGAAGCAGCCAGGGCAGGCGAGCATGGAAAGGGGTTTGCGGTAGTTTCAGAAGAAGTACGGAAACTGGCAGAACAGTCTTCTGAAGCTGTGACAAAAATTGAGGACACCATATCAAAGGTTGGGTTCGCCTTCAGGAATATTTGTGACAACAGCAGTGAAATATTGAAATTCATGAAAGATCAAATAGGTCCCCAGTTCAAAAATTTTGAAAATATGAGCGGTGAATACTATAGAGATTCAGATGTTGTAAGTTCTTCATCGGAAAAGATAGCTGCCATGTCGGAGGAGCTGAGTGCAACTATGGATCAGATAAGCCGTGCATCACAAAACATGGCCGAACTTCTTGAAAAGTCGTCAAGCAACACGGATATTATCAAAGAGAGCACAAATAATGCTTCTGAAAATATAGAACAGATATATACTGCGGCACAGGAACAGGCTGAAATGGCAGAAAAACTGAATAAAATAATTGACAAATTCAAACTTGAAAAACATGCAGCAGAATTGACATAA
- a CDS encoding DNA gyrase/topoisomerase IV subunit B: MDHINPDSEVYDVNSLTSLEKLEPIRVRPGMYIGSTGSKGLHHCIWEILDNSIDEISNGFGSYAVVVLNEDGSVTVEDNGRGIPTGVHPVKKKTGVEMVFTELHTGGKFNNSVYKTSGGLHGVGAAVVNALSRWLEVEVRQNGHVYRQRFEYAYDRSLKKNMPGTSVTGLQVVGTSDSTGTKVTFMPDDRVFSTVDFKLDVIDERLRELAFQNKGITLKLVDSRSGEPVERKYHSSRGLLDFMEYLNESKTPIHRDPILFEGERQINGINVHGEVCIQFTDSTAYNIASYVNNIPTREAGTHESGFKTGMTRAFKDCGRKLDLYKNENFEGDDLREGMTAIIKVRISNPIFEGQTKTKLGNTEAYTFMNDLSYTKLSEWIEDNKETASAIIGNALQSAARREKIKKINDAEKKKIGKGAAPLAGKIAVCTLKDASNCEFIVVEGDSAGGSAKQARDRRFQTIMPSKGKIMNTEKQNLENVIGSEELKIFNAAIGTGILENYEEKDLKYGKIIILSDADVDGYHIRTLWMTYIYRYMRQLISNGHLYIALPPLYKVYRENRKKQIVRYAYSERQLSKAKVEVGRGALIQRYKGLGEMNPDQLWETTLNPETRTLQQITIDDAAKAEKMVSLLMGDVVAPRKKYMYKYAQF; this comes from the coding sequence ATGGATCATATAAACCCGGATAGTGAAGTCTATGATGTCAATTCTCTTACTTCCCTTGAAAAACTTGAACCAATCAGGGTAAGGCCGGGAATGTACATAGGCTCTACAGGGAGCAAGGGACTCCATCACTGCATATGGGAAATACTGGATAATTCTATAGATGAAATTTCAAACGGTTTCGGAAGCTATGCAGTAGTTGTTTTAAATGAAGATGGCAGTGTAACTGTAGAAGACAACGGCAGGGGAATTCCTACGGGAGTTCATCCTGTAAAGAAAAAGACAGGTGTTGAGATGGTGTTTACAGAACTTCATACTGGAGGCAAATTCAACAACAGTGTATATAAGACATCAGGAGGCCTTCACGGAGTAGGGGCAGCTGTTGTAAATGCCCTTTCAAGATGGCTGGAGGTGGAGGTAAGGCAAAATGGACACGTATACAGGCAGCGATTCGAGTATGCCTATGACAGGTCACTCAAGAAAAATATGCCCGGGACATCCGTAACAGGCCTCCAGGTAGTAGGGACTTCGGATTCTACCGGAACCAAGGTTACATTCATGCCGGATGACAGGGTGTTTTCAACAGTTGACTTCAAACTGGATGTAATAGATGAGAGATTGAGAGAGCTTGCATTCCAGAATAAAGGAATAACCTTGAAGCTCGTAGACAGCAGATCCGGTGAACCGGTGGAAAGAAAATATCACTCCAGCCGCGGGCTCCTTGATTTTATGGAGTATTTGAATGAAAGCAAGACACCCATTCACAGGGATCCAATATTGTTTGAAGGTGAGAGACAGATAAATGGAATAAATGTTCACGGGGAAGTCTGCATACAGTTTACGGATTCAACTGCATACAATATAGCAAGCTATGTAAACAATATTCCAACCAGGGAGGCCGGGACCCATGAAAGCGGGTTCAAAACAGGAATGACAAGGGCGTTCAAAGACTGTGGCAGAAAGCTGGACCTGTACAAGAATGAAAATTTTGAAGGTGATGATCTGAGAGAGGGAATGACAGCCATAATCAAGGTGAGGATAAGTAATCCCATATTTGAAGGGCAGACAAAGACAAAACTTGGGAATACCGAGGCATACACCTTTATGAATGATCTCTCCTATACGAAGCTTTCGGAATGGATAGAGGACAACAAGGAGACTGCTTCTGCCATAATAGGCAATGCCCTTCAGTCGGCGGCCAGAAGGGAAAAAATAAAGAAAATAAATGATGCGGAGAAAAAGAAAATAGGAAAAGGGGCGGCACCCCTTGCAGGAAAAATTGCAGTATGCACGTTGAAGGATGCTTCAAATTGTGAATTCATAGTAGTGGAAGGCGATTCTGCCGGTGGATCTGCAAAACAGGCAAGAGACAGGCGATTCCAGACAATAATGCCATCAAAGGGAAAGATAATGAATACTGAGAAGCAGAACCTGGAAAATGTAATTGGAAGTGAGGAACTTAAAATATTCAATGCAGCCATAGGCACGGGCATACTTGAAAATTATGAGGAAAAGGATCTGAAATATGGAAAGATAATAATACTGAGCGATGCAGACGTGGACGGATATCATATCCGGACTCTCTGGATGACTTACATATACAGATACATGAGGCAGCTTATTTCAAACGGGCACCTGTATATAGCACTTCCGCCTCTTTATAAAGTATACAGGGAGAACAGAAAAAAACAGATTGTAAGGTATGCTTACAGTGAAAGGCAGCTCTCAAAAGCAAAGGTGGAAGTCGGGAGAGGTGCGCTTATACAGAGATATAAGGGACTTGGAGAGATGAATCCTGATCAGCTCTGGGAAACTACCTTGAATCCGGAGACAAGGACACTCCAGCAGATAACCATAGATGATGCGGCAAAAGCGGAAAAAATGGTTTCCCTACTCATGGGAGATGTTGTGGCACCGAGGAAAAAGTACATGTACAAGTATGCGCAGTTTTAA
- a CDS encoding DNA topoisomerase IV subunit A gives MARKTIIPKDKNIVRISIEEAMPDNYLPYAVEVAKDRALPDVRDGLKPVHRRIIYGAYMLKAFPDRPYYKSARIVGDILGKYHPHGDSSVYDAMVILAQKFTTRMPLIDGHGNWGSQDGDNAAAMRYTEARLTPIAVEMVSHMEDDVVDMIDNYSGSEKEPEVLPVGYPNLLVNGAFGIAVGLATNVPPHNLREVIDAAVALIDEPNLDTDGLMKYVKGPDLPTGGIIIGRESLKSAYSTGEGKVTLRAKTSIEKLENGRLAIVITEFPYRRSKARLLQTISEMTADKKHSKTLDCIYDIRDESDRSGIRAVIEFKKSMDHEGAEKILKYLFKKTDLQCSVSFNMVALAEGKPVVLSLKSILEYFIKYQRELLVRRTQKKLSEAKKRFHIVEGFIKAIGIMDEIIKTIRSSNSRKDASNNLAHKFGFTKIQAEAILELMLYRLTGLEIVEFEKEHKKLYGYIDKLELILSSESEQFKVIKGELRKIRDKYGDDRRTSILEDDSSAKIQIDEIIIEEDIVITMSKECFIKRISNKSYNRSSKNVDEIDYREGDCNRFLLNSSTGDTVMFFTDQGNMYQLKGIDIPEFKWKEKGEKLDSVIKGLDTSRESIVSVVSLKNEDYGNNFILFTDTGGIKKTAVNGFRTAYTKLSAIKLRKGEKLLSAGLVSEKRGKTFLSIITKLGLDFTIPELKIDPEDRNIVSTSMFHLPPKDRILKVDFVDSRHHEDFYISIDKDGMLKSASNSRRTFGVNTNSSCTLLVFGKNGDVFSMPSIMLQNIEKGIHIEDLFEIHHRSDILKLLSVDNFNTGYIYFFTRNGMVKKTELKRFEDVGLRAAAYKFKSRDDILTDIVYSEDEDSEIIMFTGNGMSIKFSGSDVNASGRIASGSLGIKLEESDRVIYSNVLKKSSRLYFDINYSKGMNSTIPLTDIKLQNRGGKGKAIDNIDDKIKSVSIKKS, from the coding sequence TTGGCGAGAAAGACAATAATACCAAAGGACAAGAATATAGTGAGGATTTCAATAGAGGAAGCTATGCCGGACAACTATCTTCCATACGCAGTGGAGGTGGCAAAGGACAGGGCTCTGCCGGATGTGAGGGACGGTCTGAAGCCGGTCCACAGGAGAATAATATACGGAGCCTATATGCTGAAAGCTTTTCCAGACAGGCCATATTACAAATCTGCCAGAATAGTGGGGGACATACTCGGTAAATACCATCCCCACGGTGATTCCTCCGTATACGATGCAATGGTGATACTTGCCCAGAAATTTACTACGAGAATGCCTCTTATAGACGGCCACGGAAACTGGGGAAGCCAGGACGGAGACAATGCTGCCGCCATGCGTTATACGGAAGCCAGGCTCACTCCAATTGCAGTGGAGATGGTGAGCCATATGGAAGATGATGTAGTGGATATGATAGACAATTACTCGGGGTCTGAAAAGGAGCCTGAAGTACTTCCGGTAGGATATCCCAATTTGCTTGTAAATGGTGCTTTTGGAATAGCAGTAGGGCTCGCAACCAATGTACCGCCCCACAATCTGCGGGAGGTAATAGATGCTGCAGTAGCACTTATAGATGAACCGAATCTTGATACGGATGGACTTATGAAGTACGTCAAGGGACCGGATCTTCCCACAGGAGGGATAATAATAGGCAGGGAGTCACTGAAATCCGCCTACAGTACGGGAGAGGGAAAGGTCACCCTGAGGGCGAAGACTTCTATAGAAAAGTTGGAAAATGGAAGACTTGCAATAGTGATAACGGAATTTCCGTACAGGAGAAGCAAGGCGAGACTTCTTCAGACAATTTCAGAAATGACTGCAGACAAAAAACATTCCAAAACTCTCGACTGCATCTATGATATAAGAGATGAGTCTGACAGGAGCGGTATAAGAGCCGTAATTGAATTCAAAAAGTCAATGGATCATGAGGGTGCCGAAAAAATATTGAAATACCTTTTTAAGAAGACGGATCTCCAGTGCAGCGTTTCCTTCAATATGGTGGCACTTGCAGAGGGAAAACCGGTTGTACTTTCCCTGAAAAGCATACTTGAGTACTTTATAAAGTACCAGAGGGAGTTGCTTGTACGAAGGACCCAAAAGAAACTCTCCGAAGCCAAAAAGAGGTTCCACATAGTGGAGGGCTTCATAAAGGCCATTGGAATAATGGATGAGATCATAAAGACAATAAGAAGTTCAAATTCACGAAAAGATGCCTCAAATAATCTTGCACACAAGTTCGGCTTTACGAAGATCCAGGCGGAGGCAATACTGGAACTTATGCTCTACAGACTTACCGGGCTTGAGATAGTTGAATTTGAAAAAGAGCATAAGAAACTGTACGGTTACATAGATAAACTGGAACTCATATTGTCCAGTGAAAGTGAGCAGTTCAAGGTTATAAAAGGTGAATTGAGAAAAATAAGGGATAAATACGGGGATGACAGGAGAACTTCCATTCTGGAGGATGACAGCAGTGCAAAAATCCAGATTGATGAAATCATAATAGAAGAAGACATTGTAATTACCATGTCAAAGGAATGCTTTATAAAGAGAATATCGAATAAGAGCTATAATCGTTCCAGCAAAAATGTGGATGAAATAGATTATAGGGAAGGTGACTGCAATAGATTTCTTCTAAACTCCAGCACCGGGGACACAGTAATGTTTTTTACGGACCAAGGAAACATGTACCAGCTGAAGGGAATCGATATACCTGAGTTCAAGTGGAAGGAGAAAGGCGAGAAGCTTGACAGTGTCATAAAGGGGCTGGACACTTCACGTGAAAGCATAGTTTCTGTAGTAAGCCTGAAAAATGAGGATTACGGGAACAATTTCATACTGTTTACCGACACTGGAGGTATAAAGAAAACTGCAGTAAATGGCTTCAGGACCGCCTATACGAAACTCTCGGCCATAAAACTCAGGAAAGGTGAAAAACTTTTAAGTGCCGGACTGGTTTCCGAAAAAAGAGGCAAAACATTTTTGAGTATAATTACGAAGCTGGGACTTGATTTTACCATACCTGAACTTAAGATCGACCCGGAGGACAGAAATATAGTGAGTACAAGTATGTTTCACCTTCCCCCGAAAGATAGAATTTTAAAGGTGGATTTTGTAGATAGCCGGCATCATGAAGATTTCTATATCTCAATAGACAAAGATGGAATGCTGAAATCAGCTTCCAACAGCAGGAGGACTTTTGGTGTGAATACAAACTCATCATGTACCCTGCTTGTATTTGGAAAAAATGGGGATGTGTTTTCAATGCCCTCGATCATGCTGCAGAATATTGAAAAGGGCATACACATAGAAGATCTTTTTGAAATTCACCATAGGTCCGACATATTGAAGCTGCTTTCCGTTGACAATTTCAACACCGGATATATATACTTTTTTACCCGGAATGGAATGGTGAAAAAGACGGAACTGAAACGCTTTGAAGATGTGGGACTCAGGGCGGCTGCCTATAAATTTAAGAGCAGGGATGACATTTTAACGGATATAGTGTATTCGGAGGATGAAGATTCAGAAATAATCATGTTTACGGGAAATGGCATGTCAATAAAATTTTCGGGCAGTGACGTGAATGCTTCCGGCAGAATTGCATCGGGCTCACTTGGCATAAAACTGGAGGAAAGTGACAGGGTAATCTATTCAAATGTCTTGAAAAAAAGCAGCAGGCTTTACTTTGATATAAACTATTCAAAAGGTATGAATTCTACGATACCCCTGACAGATATAAAGCTGCAGAACAGAGGAGGAAAGGGAAAGGCAATTGATAATATAGACGATAAAATAAAGAGTGTATCTATCAAAAAGTCATGA
- a CDS encoding energy-coupling factor ABC transporter permease has translation MNLKEKKAVTISAVLALFLGIVPVANAMHIMEGYLPPKYCIIWGAVCIPFLVAGYLSIKKTLSQNRKTITIFAMVGAFIFIVSSLKIPSVTGSCSHMTGTGLGAILFGPTVVSILGIIVLIFQAIMLAHGGLTTLGANTFSMAIAGPLVSYAIYKLCQKLKVNKHVGIFLAASIGDLFTYCVTSIQLALAYPSSNGGVPASTAKFLAVFAPTQVPLAIIEGILSVVIVMCLETYAKSELTGIGFLKKGEN, from the coding sequence ATGAATCTTAAAGAAAAAAAAGCTGTTACAATTTCAGCAGTTCTTGCATTGTTTCTTGGAATAGTTCCGGTGGCAAATGCAATGCATATCATGGAGGGATATCTTCCGCCGAAATATTGTATCATATGGGGCGCAGTATGTATTCCCTTCCTGGTGGCAGGTTACCTGTCTATTAAAAAAACATTGTCCCAAAATCGTAAAACCATCACTATTTTTGCCATGGTAGGTGCATTTATTTTTATAGTTTCATCTTTGAAGATACCTTCTGTGACTGGAAGCTGTTCACACATGACAGGTACAGGACTTGGTGCAATTTTGTTCGGACCGACCGTAGTATCAATCTTAGGTATTATTGTATTAATTTTTCAGGCAATTATGCTTGCACACGGTGGACTGACTACTTTGGGCGCCAATACATTTTCAATGGCCATTGCAGGTCCGCTGGTGTCCTATGCGATCTATAAACTGTGTCAGAAGCTGAAGGTAAACAAACATGTGGGTATTTTTCTGGCAGCATCGATCGGTGATCTGTTTACTTATTGTGTGACAAGTATACAGCTTGCACTTGCATATCCGTCTTCAAACGGCGGCGTACCGGCATCTACAGCCAAATTTCTTGCAGTATTTGCTCCTACACAGGTTCCGCTGGCCATCATTGAAGGTATTTTAAGTGTTGTTATAGTCATGTGCCTTGAAACCTACGCAAAATCCGAACTGACAGGTATTGGATTTTTGAAGAAAGGAGAAAACTGA
- a CDS encoding helix-turn-helix domain-containing protein, protein MCNLGERLEHILKYFNTTKKDFALSIEYSPGNVTDWIKGRYKPSSRALINIEKKYGISQRWLIEGMGNMFVRSPGNIIIDINESKISLAANVNNCNIKLTGGEADLIKMYRKLDEKNRRKVAVFVEKLIKSSNLEENPT, encoded by the coding sequence ATGTGTAATTTAGGTGAAAGACTGGAGCATATTTTAAAATATTTCAACACTACAAAAAAAGATTTTGCTCTGTCTATAGAATACTCTCCAGGAAATGTAACCGATTGGATAAAAGGGCGATACAAGCCGTCCAGCAGGGCACTTATAAACATAGAAAAAAAATACGGCATCTCACAGAGATGGCTTATAGAAGGCATGGGAAATATGTTTGTCAGATCACCCGGAAACATTATCATCGATATAAATGAAAGTAAGATTTCACTCGCAGCGAACGTTAACAACTGTAATATTAAACTGACAGGCGGCGAGGCAGACCTTATAAAAATGTATAGAAAATTGGATGAAAAGAACAGAAGAAAAGTTGCAGTATTCGTAGAAAAACTAATTAAAAGTTCCAATTTAGAAGAAAATCCAACATAG
- a CDS encoding energy-coupling factor ABC transporter ATP-binding protein — MKKIILKVENLHYTYGNGDHALNGIDVDIYEGEKIAVIGSNGSGKSTFFLNVNGVITAEQGKIIYRGTVINRKNLKELRKNIGIVFQDADNQIIASTVMAEVGFGPMNLKLPKEEVRKRVEEALEYMNITDLKNRPPHYLSGGEKKRVTIADIIAMKSEIVIFDEPTAALDPLNAMMLEEVLAKLASEGKTILISTHDVDFAYRWAERILVFFKGRIIADGTPLEIFNNMEALKQANLKQPTMLEVCELLAEKHLLENMKSYPKNIQELKKILK, encoded by the coding sequence ATGAAAAAGATAATATTGAAGGTTGAAAATTTACACTATACTTACGGAAATGGGGATCATGCATTAAACGGAATAGATGTGGATATATATGAAGGCGAAAAAATTGCCGTGATTGGCTCAAATGGATCTGGTAAATCAACATTTTTCTTGAATGTCAACGGAGTTATTACGGCAGAACAGGGGAAAATCATTTATCGTGGTACGGTTATCAATAGAAAAAATTTAAAGGAGCTTCGAAAAAATATTGGAATTGTATTTCAGGATGCAGACAATCAAATTATAGCATCTACAGTTATGGCAGAGGTTGGGTTCGGTCCCATGAATTTAAAACTTCCAAAAGAAGAAGTGAGGAAACGGGTTGAAGAAGCATTGGAATACATGAACATTACAGATTTGAAGAATCGTCCGCCGCACTACTTGAGCGGTGGTGAAAAGAAGCGTGTTACCATTGCAGACATCATAGCCATGAAATCGGAAATTGTTATATTTGATGAACCCACTGCAGCACTGGACCCTCTAAATGCAATGATGCTGGAGGAAGTCCTGGCAAAACTTGCGTCGGAGGGCAAGACAATCCTGATTTCCACACATGATGTGGATTTTGCATATAGGTGGGCTGAAAGGATACTTGTATTTTTCAAAGGAAGGATCATTGCAGATGGAACGCCGCTGGAAATTTTCAACAATATGGAAGCTTTAAAACAGGCAAATCTGAAGCAGCCCACCATGCTGGAAGTCTGCGAATTGCTTGCAGAAAAACATCTACTGGAGAATATGAAAAGTTATCCTAAAAATATACAGGAATTAAAAAAAATTCTGAAATAA